A window of the Natronomonas salina genome harbors these coding sequences:
- a CDS encoding NAD(+)/NADH kinase has protein sequence MDLGIVAQQDNPRAAELADRIRRRIDATVALDASTADSLGRGGHPVGDLGDCDLVVSIGGDGTFLFAAREVTPTPIMGVNLGEVGFLNAVSPEEAVETVSEVVERFRDGEAECQELPQVQAEGDGWSLPAAVNEVAILGPQRGRNNGVGIEVRVDGELYSGSHADGVLVSTPTGSTAYNLSEGGPLVHPDVSAFLVTEMCAEGPMPSLAVPTDAEITVRIDEADHAFVVADGRTRERVDPPTHVTVRLADDQVRIAGPKLEFFAALGKLE, from the coding sequence ATGGACCTCGGCATCGTCGCCCAGCAGGACAACCCCCGCGCCGCCGAACTCGCCGATCGGATCCGCCGGCGCATCGACGCGACGGTCGCCCTCGACGCCTCGACCGCCGACAGCCTCGGTCGCGGCGGCCACCCGGTCGGCGACCTCGGCGACTGCGACCTCGTGGTCTCCATCGGCGGCGACGGTACCTTCCTCTTCGCGGCCCGCGAGGTGACGCCGACGCCAATCATGGGCGTCAACCTCGGGGAGGTGGGGTTCCTGAACGCCGTCTCCCCCGAGGAGGCCGTCGAGACGGTCTCCGAGGTGGTCGAGCGCTTCCGGGACGGCGAGGCGGAGTGCCAGGAACTCCCGCAGGTGCAGGCCGAGGGCGACGGCTGGTCGCTGCCCGCGGCGGTCAACGAGGTCGCCATCCTCGGTCCGCAGCGCGGGCGGAACAACGGCGTCGGCATCGAGGTCCGCGTCGACGGCGAGCTCTACTCCGGCAGCCACGCCGACGGGGTGCTGGTGTCGACGCCGACCGGGTCGACCGCCTACAACCTCAGCGAGGGCGGGCCGCTCGTCCACCCGGACGTCTCGGCGTTCCTCGTCACGGAGATGTGCGCGGAGGGTCCGATGCCGTCGCTGGCGGTGCCGACCGACGCGGAGATAACGGTCCGGATCGACGAAGCCGACCACGCGTTCGTCGTCGCCGACGGCCGGACGCGCGAGCGGGTCGACCCGCCGACCCACGTCACCGTCCGGCTTGCGGACGACCAGGTCCGCATCGCGGGGCCGAAACTGGAGTTCTTCGCGGCGCTCGGGAAGCTGGAGTAG
- a CDS encoding KaiC domain-containing protein gives MSGGDDWFESGDDDPFDGDEAFDDDFESAFQGGGSEGFEEEFDSDIPRIDLGIEGLDEMIQGGVPERALLVVMGAAGTGKTTFGLQFLHRGIQADEKAVYITLEESQEAVVQAATEKGWPFDEYMENDELAVVDLDPIEMANSLTSIRGDLPRLVDAFDADRLVLDSVSLLEMMYDAQAERRTEIFDFTRALKEAGVTTMLTSEASEGNPYASRHGIIEYLTDGVFVLQYVRSEFRETRLAVEIQKIRNANHSRETKPYEITGDGISVYQQANIF, from the coding sequence ATGAGCGGCGGGGACGACTGGTTCGAGAGCGGCGACGACGACCCGTTCGATGGCGACGAGGCGTTCGACGACGACTTCGAGAGCGCCTTCCAGGGCGGCGGCAGCGAGGGGTTCGAGGAGGAGTTCGACTCCGACATCCCCCGCATCGACCTCGGCATCGAGGGCCTCGACGAGATGATCCAGGGCGGCGTCCCCGAGCGGGCGCTGCTGGTCGTCATGGGCGCCGCCGGGACCGGGAAGACCACCTTCGGACTGCAGTTCCTCCACCGCGGCATCCAGGCCGACGAGAAGGCCGTCTACATCACCCTCGAGGAGAGCCAGGAGGCGGTCGTCCAGGCCGCCACCGAGAAGGGCTGGCCCTTCGACGAGTACATGGAGAACGACGAACTCGCCGTCGTCGACCTCGACCCCATCGAGATGGCCAACAGCCTCACCTCCATCCGCGGGGACCTCCCGCGGCTCGTCGACGCCTTCGACGCCGACCGGCTCGTCCTCGACTCCGTCTCGCTGCTCGAGATGATGTACGACGCCCAGGCCGAGCGCCGCACCGAGATCTTCGACTTCACGCGTGCGCTCAAGGAGGCTGGCGTCACCACGATGCTCACCAGCGAGGCCAGCGAGGGCAACCCCTACGCCTCCAGACACGGCATCATCGAGTACCTCACCGACGGCGTCTTCGTCCTCCAGTACGTCCGCTCGGAGTTCCGCGAGACGCGGCTGGCCGTCGAGATCCAGAAGATCCGGAACGCCAACCATTCCCGGGAGACCAAACCCTACGAGATCACCGGCGACGGCATCTCCGTCTACCAGCAGGCGAATATCTTCTAG